A single window of Polyodon spathula isolate WHYD16114869_AA chromosome 2, ASM1765450v1, whole genome shotgun sequence DNA harbors:
- the LOC121296342 gene encoding ubiquitin-conjugating enzyme E2 D2 isoform X2 yields the protein MALKRIHKELNDLARDPPAQCSAGPVGDDMFHWQATIMGPNDSPYQGGVFFLTIHFPTDYPFKPPKVAFTTRIYHPNINSNGSICLDILRSQWSPALTISKVLLSICSLLCDPNPDDPLVPEIARIYKTDREKYNRIAREWTQKYAM from the exons ATGGCGCTGAAACGAATTCATAag GAGCTAAATGACTTGGCACGGGATCCACCAGCACAGTGTTCTGCGGGTCCAGTTGGAGATGACA tgtttcacTGGCAAGCCACAATCATGGGACCT AATGACAGTCCATATCAAGGTGGTGTATTCTTCTTGACAATTCATTTTCCCACAGACTACCCTTTCAAACCTCCTAAG GTTGCATTTACAACAAGAATTTATCACCCAAATATTAACAGTAATGGCAGCATCTGCCTCGATATTCTAAGATCACAGTGGTCTCCAGCATTAACTATTTCTAAAG tTCTTTTGTCCATTTGTTCACTGTTATGTGATCCTAACCCAGATGATCCACTAGTGCCAGAGATTGCACGCATCTACAAAACAGATAGGGAAAA GTACAACAGAATAGCCCGGGAATGGACTCAGAAGTATGCAATGTGA
- the LOC121296342 gene encoding ubiquitin-conjugating enzyme E2 D2 isoform X1, which yields MALKRIHKELNDLARDPPAQCSAGPVGDDMFHWQATIMGPNDSPYQGGVFFLTIHFPTDYPFKPPKVAFTTRIYHPNINSNGSICLDILRSQWSPALTISKVLLSICSLLCDPNPDDPLVPEIARIYKTDREKYNRLAKEWTEKYAML from the exons ATGGCGCTGAAACGAATTCATAag GAGCTAAATGACTTGGCACGGGATCCACCAGCACAGTGTTCTGCGGGTCCAGTTGGAGATGACA tgtttcacTGGCAAGCCACAATCATGGGACCT AATGACAGTCCATATCAAGGTGGTGTATTCTTCTTGACAATTCATTTTCCCACAGACTACCCTTTCAAACCTCCTAAG GTTGCATTTACAACAAGAATTTATCACCCAAATATTAACAGTAATGGCAGCATCTGCCTCGATATTCTAAGATCACAGTGGTCTCCAGCATTAACTATTTCTAAAG tTCTTTTGTCCATTTGTTCACTGTTATGTGATCCTAACCCAGATGATCCACTAGTGCCAGAGATTGCACGCATCTACAAAACAGATAGGGAAAA GTATAATAGGCTAGCAAAAGAGTGGACAGAAAAATATGCAATGCTTTAG